The DNA sequence CACCCAATAAAGCAAGACTGCATTATGTTCGATATGCTCTTCATGGGTCCCACACAAATTTATGCACTGTAATTGCAGAAGTCCCTGTCTGTGCAACACTTGACTTCCTGAGAGAGAATCACAGTGAATACCCCCTAGTACCACAGCGTGTTTTGTGTTATACATGTTCGGGTTGTCACTTGTAGCACTTCATCTGAAACCAAAAGGAAGAGGTGGAGAGGAAACAAAGAGTCAGTACTCTATTTTAACCGTCATAACAGGCATAATAATCAACACTTCACTTTATTGTCTAAGTGCATTAGACTTGATACTACACAAAGCATATCAGGACTTCCCTCCATTGCATATCTCTGCCATTAGGCCTCTACAGTATTCCATTTTTTGCAGATGGGTTAACAAAAGTAAATCTAAGTTCATGGCTGAGGATGGTTTTTTCAGGATTTGCAATTTAAGTCAAACTGATATTTGGCTAGAGTCAATAGGTATCTGTAACGGGCTAGCGAGTAAGACATGACCATCCCACCTCCCCTCAGAAGCTTCTCAGGCTTTCTGAAAATATTACTTGATGGATCAGGACCGCTGAATGGGATGAACagtagaaaagaagaagaactcACAAGTCAGGACAAGGGTATTCTGCAACTTCTCTCCCAACGGCGTTAGCAGGAAAATTCTAGATGTGATCTATTCATTTGATTCAGAGCCGTGTGGGCACagctgtttgagtgttggactacaacactgggaTACGAGGGTTcagttctctgcttggccatgcacCCACTcgggtgaccttaggaaagtcagCCATGCTCTCAGGCCtcggggaaggtaatggcaaacctcctgaacaaatcttgcgcaGGAAAACACCATGAGAGATTTACCTTAGAgtgtccataagtcagaaatgacttcaaagcacacaacacaattatatgATAGAGATATATAGCTAGTGGACAGTGCACCGTTTAAATTCATTCCAGAAGTACCTTTACCAGAACCTTTAGCAGAAGTGCAACCTGTAAAATATTCTTTTCCCAAGACTTGCTTTCACTATTTTTCTTCCTTGAGGCTGTccctttaaaacaataaatgctTAACCCTTTTCAAACTTAAGCTTGTCTTTTTCATTTCTAAAGTTTTCCACATCTTTCTTAACTTTCATAAGCTCTCTCATTGCTGGCCTGTCCCTTCCCATATGACATATCCCTTTTTTCTTGGAGCCATTTGCAACATTTTGCTTCCCTGTGACAATTCCTCCATTCTTTAGAACTGTCAAAGTTGAGTGCTTTAATGCATCATCCTAGTGCCTGAGGCAGAGGTCCACAACCATAGCAATGGTCAAATTCCTCTTTGTTTAAGATAAATGGTTCAGTACTTATGAAATTTAGTGAAAAAGACTCAAGGTGAGAAATCTTGGAGAGAGCTTTTGTGAAAGCTGTAATGTACAGAGGGTTTTTTGGACTGAACTTCAAAAAATGTCTTCCACATGTCAAAAGAAGGGATGTCACACATGATGAGACACCTGTCAAAAAATCACAAGATTTTTCACCCTCCTAAATGAAAGTTAAAAGCTGGCTATTTTTCTCTTAGCTAAGGTTTCTATAGTTTGCTCAAGACTTCTGTGTGCAAAACTAATTTCTTTCccctcatgttaaaaaaaaaagtacacttCCAATATGCACAGGAGAGAGTTATTGAAAAAAATGTTGCAGATAACCAATCACATATCTCTCCTTTAGAAAGTCAATGCAAGTGGATGGCAGCATTTTACATTTGTAATAAAAGCTGTAGTTTATACCAAAAGTCTCATGTGAAAAACACCTGTAAAAAAATCCCACAGAAATTTGTGTTTTACAcactaaataaaatgtattggATGCTGCAATACAACAAACAAAGATTTGCATTTCTTGCCTAAGCATGTTATAAAAAACAAGACATGAGATAGTCAATGCATGAATTACCATGCTCAGGCTATCTTTATCTAAGAATCATTATAAATGACAGTTGAAACTGATAAAAGTCACCCAAAGATAGAAATGGGAGTAGTAAAGTCTCAGTCACCCTGCAGATGGTGATAAGGAATACTCACTTCCAATAAACAATGGAAACATGAATGCATTTGTAGTATTCGCCTGACAAAGTTTATAGTCAGTGATGGCTGAGTACAGCATGAGCAGAGAGCCTTTTGTATTTCGTTACAAAAAAGTTTGGCAGAACAAAGTAGAGTCTTCAAGAGAGATGGGATAAGAAAAACACCAGAATAATACACCAAATGGTGGTTCACGGTGTGCAGAAAAGAGTTATCATGATTATGAATTTGCCTTATAATATATTGATTTTAGTGATCAAATTGGTTTTAGATTTATATTAATACAAGGGGACATTTCTAATCACTTTGTGAAATCATCACATTGAATAATTATTTCAAAACTGTTCTGCAAATACTGTGTTTTTATTCAGCAAACCTGGTTGTCTTGTCAGTCTGTAGCCTTGACAGCATCCTGAAGCCATATGATAAATCATATCTCACTGCTTtagagggacaaaggcaggaggaaagctgTTGCATAAAACCAAGTAGGTAACCATATGGAGATAACCAAGGTAATAGATAACCATGAATAAGTATTGTAATGTAGTGTAGGAGACAGACAGGAGATGTAATGGCCAAgggttatctactctccttggtTTTCTGGTTCTGGTTATCTGTTCTCGTTggctttcctcctgtcttcatcCCCCACTGTCCATCATTAAAACTGAGCTTGTCATCTCATCTCCATATACACaaggtttttaatttgaattgacattttcacacatAAGCAGCCGATATAggtctctggattctccactccaaacatgaaTCTGAAGAAGGCTCAcatcttcaaaagctcatgctaccaacttctttctttcagccagtctcaaaggtgctacaagattactttgcatactgattttccagatggccctctctttgaattctatttgTTTAAGAAGTATTAGTAACCTACCTTAATTCAATAGATCTCAGATGGTTGGATTACaattaataaaatcagtttaaaaccatCTGTAACAACTGTCCAGGACAGAGATTGATATTCTGTCTGACTTAtattctttctgttctttcttgtTTCCAACCAAGGTAGCTTGCTAAAATTTGGACTGACAGCCAGATTTCTTTCTGTGTTTAATCAAATAGACATGTTTGGTGGCATGTATGTCAAGCAATAAACTTTTGTTCTTTCAGACTATTGCAAGGCCCAGTACCTTTTCATAACCTAACAAAACGTTTGCTGAAAGATGTATTAGAGAACTTACTTCTTCATTTTTGTTACTGATTTATGTGATGGAATTTTAAATCATCTTTATTTGTCTATGACTCTATTATGAGTCATAGCAAATTAAATGAAGAGAATTTCTTCATAAGGAGAGATTTAATTGTAAAATAGAAACCAACAAACCGCACCCACCATTGTGTATTCTCTATGCACATATTTGAAAAGTATACTGGAAGTATAGTTATGCCTGACAGAATCACCTTTGATATACTTACAAAAATGTCAGAAGATCCATTGATGCCTATGGGTCTACATGATGTGAGACCAAAGAGTTCTGGCCTCCATAGGGCCAGACAATACACCAATTTATCTAGAGAAAAATTACAGCCTATGCTTTGGAAGCAAACAGGTGTATGGATTAACTAAAATATGAAATACACAATGAGGGTGTACCAGAAGAAGTCTTTCAAGATTTCTTTCCATGTTTAATCAAATGGTGTTTGGAACATGATGAACACACAATCTAGAGATAATCAAAAAGGGCatctttgctcccccccccccaccccatcttTCGTCATTAAAACCAAAGAAGATGAAGGATGGGGCATTACAAGTGTTGAACTAGGAAGATTATGAATAAGGACAAGAGAAATCTTACGTTCATAGGTTTTCACTATACCACAGACAGGCAATCTGGAAGTTGTTTGACACATCATTCTGTTTTGCAATGGCATACATGGTCCAAATCCATATGATGCACAGTGTTGACAGAAGAGAGCATCTGCTCCAAAATACAAAGTCTTGTGAATATATACAGAGAGAAATTCAGATGGGAATAAAACATGCATGTCACCTTATATCCACTAGCAGTCCTTTAACTTATATTGTCAACATAAAACTGATTAGTGTACAACAAATATATTGAGAAATACAATATGGCTGCAGTCATGTGCAACCTTAGCTGGACGTAAGTTCAGCTGAACTCAATGAGTTACCCTCTAAGCAGACATGTATGCTGTATGCTTCTGAAGTTTTGTCATGAAGTAATGGGTGCAATCCAACTTTATTTTTGATTAGGTGTTTTAAAGAATATTGTTATACTGTTATATATAGGAGTTTTGTGTCTGAATTATTtgtaaaattcaaaaatattggtGAGGTTCCCCTTGGGTAATTACAAATTCATAACTTAGAATTATGAATGTTtgatattcacaatccctatgtacCAATTCAGAGGATATTTAGGGACTGTGAAAATCTTCCAGTCCCTATTAatgaggcagcagctgctgcagttgACAGAGGTCTGTTTGCCTGttgcttgggaagcagctgaaTGACATTCCTGGTCCCTCTCATGCAAGCAATCTCCAGATGAAGAGGGGGCTGGGATTCTAACTATTGCCACTATGATCATTTACAGGAAggagtggaaacatcagtcatTTGCTTCCTGAGTAACAGAGAAATtgacacgcacgcacacacacaccccagatcaCAATAGCTGCTTTCCAATAAGTAGGGACTGGGGGAGATGGGTCGACCTGGGAGTCACTGTGTAGCTGCATAACTACAGTGGCTATGCATTCATAACTTCCAAAAGGATCatatcattttatatttaattaagcAGTAAAGTATTTATGAAACATGGAATAATGGCACTGAGACAAACATGAAAGGTTCTCAAATtttttgtcctccagatattttggacttcagattttaaaagtcccagccagcttggccaatggccaGACATTCTAAGAGCTggccaaaatatctagaggacaAAGACTGAAAAGCAATGTTGTAGAAGCCAGCATAACCCAATGATTGAAATGCTAAAAAGAAGCAATCCGTTCATGAGCATTCTGTCACAGTTCCCATGTGCTTATTctaattcattaaaaaatattcCTGCATACTATTCTATATTCTGTGCTTGAAGTATTACTTACCTTCCCCATTGCACCGAATTCTACACaccaaggagattatcgcactgcgttctgagaacgttccatctcatcacgtgatgataacgttcctggaacggattttaccgcattagaaatcaaaacgtgatcagaacgggatcagaacggcagtttaccgcactgggattcctttttcttgaaaccgttctgagaacggtttgcTATAGCGCATGCGTATTAGATCTTGTGGGCGGTTTACCAATGACGTCGccactctgtggttgttttgacCCGGAAGTCGTCCGATGACTTCCTTGTGGGGTGTAAAGATGGCGTCGGAGAAAGCATTTTTTGATCTTGTGAGCAtggtagagaaagaagaagagcgaagaaggagaagaatgagTCGCATTGCCAAATCGCTTGTCCTCATTTCGCGCCGGAGGGCTGCTTTGAGTAAGATTGCAGTTATGGCTGCCAGCGGCAATCTAGATATATCCAGTTGTCTGGCATGGATGGCGACCTGGCCTCGCATCCCACGTTGGTGGCAACAACCCCGGGAGCAGACCAACTGGTGGAGTGACGAAGTCCTCCAGCGATGGGATAACGACATGTGGGTTTCTAACTTCCGCATGTCTAAAGAAACCCTTTTTGATCTGGCTAACATCTTAAGACCAGAGCTGGAGCGTGGGGAGTCTAGATTCCGGAGTCCtatcccggtggagaagagagtggccctaACTATTTGGTGGCTCTCAAGCCCTCTGATGTATAGGAAGGCGGCTTCCCGTTTTGAGGTTGGAATATCCACAGCTGCAGAAATTGCCATCGAGGTGTGCCTTgctatggagaagctgctgctgaggaAAACTATCCAGCTTGGAAACTACCACACGGTGTGTATCAATATTACTTTTAAACCTAAGACTTCTGGGTGCAAATGCATTAATTCATATCTACAGATATATAGATTTTGTTTATGTAATACCATAAAGATatgtttacatcctgcctttttcttgtgtgggaaaaaaagaaaggctttCAATCACCTTTGCAATTATTGGGGTGGGTTAATGGTCCTGGGCTTGGGGCATGGATTTCAAAGGTGTATCTCTGCTGCTggcctctctcttatccagaTGTGCTGGGGGGGTGGTCCTAGGCTTGCAGCATGCACTTTGGAGGTGCATCTCTGCTGCTGGCCTCTCTCTTATCCAGCTGTGCTGTTGTGGTTTGCAAATCTGGAAAAATGTATCTTGATATGTTTGTAAGAGTTGATATGTGAACAAGTAACATCTGGATTCCCCTTCAGTGTGTTCTaggtatataaaacataataatttctATTGTCCTTGTTATGCTTTTGTCTCTGTGATCCCAGTTTcatataccaataataataataataataataatgataataataatgcattatctgatatgaaatatattttccccctttttctgatATCCCAAATTTATTATACCTTTGCCTTTTTTCAGATTATGGATGGATTTCAGAGACTTGGATTCCCACACTGCATAGGAGCTATTGATGGCACTCATATCTCTGTTTGCCCACCGCTGGGACGCAGAGAGGAATACATCAACCGCAAGCAGGGATTTTCAATTGTTCTGCAAGCAACTACAGACCACAGTGGAAGGCTAATCGACATAGAAGTAGGGAATTGTGGGAGGTCGCACGATAGCCACATCTTTAAAAAATTCCGCTATCTGTGAAGTGATGGATGAAGGCTGTTTTGTGCCCGGAAATCCCACCCTGCATGTCCACGATGTAGCCATTCCACCACTGATTATAGGGGATGGTGCCTACCCAATCAGGAAATGGCTAATGACACCATATCGTGGAGAATTAACACCTGACAAACTTGCTTATAACACTGCCCATTGTAAGGCAAGGTGCGTGGTGGAGAGATGTTTTGCGCGATTAAAATCTAGGTGGGGTTGTCTTTCTGGTagactaactgtgaaagaggAAAATTTTATCTCTGTGGTTACAGCATGTGCCATCCTGCACAATATTTGTGAGACAAGGGGAGAAGTCCTTGATCCCGATGTTGAACCACCTGCGAAAATTGTCCTCCCTGCTTTCGCAAATAACACCAGAGGACACTCTACCGATCACAAAAAAGAGGGTCAAGCTGTAAGATCTGCAGTAACTAGCATTATTTTGGGTCGGTAACACCAGAAACTGACATTATTTGATGTTTTGTTACATCACCTCGGTTAGGCCAACAGCATTGATCTGTTCAAAAAGTTTTTTCTTGGTTTACCTTTGTATCAATCTATTAATGTTGAAATACATGCGTTTGACAAGGTGTCTTGTACAACATGTGAATAACTTTACAAGACGGCAATGTTGAATCACGGTACTttagaatcttttttcttttacctttttttttccaaTCGGGTTCTGCTACTGGTGTATATATTATTGTGGGTTATAAATACCAGACTGTTATAGATTAGTGTCATTGTTTacccaaattttggaaatctaTTTTGTAGTGTTAAACAATTGCTATATTGatatttcaaatatcatttttgggaatataggaaaacaatggtgtaacaatggattgtatatattacatttctAATAATACATCATGGTCCCTACCATTGCAATGTTAGACTGTGAAGACCTTAAGGATAATACCAAACTTTAAAATCAAAAGGAAGGCTGTTCTAGAAACCATTGCTGTataatattgctattgctgtggaAATGTTTAAGTATATTAAGGATGGCAGACCAATTGCAGATAACAAAGCTGTATTTTGTCAACATTATaacttcacatttttaaacacGAATAAATATCTTttctatttacaaaaaaaaaacctctggtgACTTCTTTTCCATTATGTAAGGAAAGCAGGCATTGATATgaactgtacagtatatacattatGTGAGAACATATCCATATGCACATGGTGACATACAAACGCTTTCCTTAACAGGGAAAGTAAATTTTAATGTGGTTCAAGGAGAAATGGTTAAAGTCCCTCTTTATCGGGCACATAACAGGGTAAacatagaattcagaaacatttgTGAGGTTTCCAAACAGAACCTTTTCCCTATAAATATTTTCCCTTATGgggaaaattttttttttttcttgattatcCTCCCAGTACGAGAACTgcatggtttattttgtttttgttgaggtGCAACCGCGCATTGCAAGGAAGATGTTCCAGCATTGCTCACACATTGCACGGTTCCAATGCAGCCTTCATTCTGAGGGGGATCAGTGACTTCCACAACATTCTGAACATCCCTGTTGATGTTCTCTACTGTGTTGTCATCATCTAGAATGTTACTAGTAGGAGTGACAGGACAACCATCAGGAGCATAAGCAGGAGGAAGTTCATCAAAGAGTTCAGGGGAAATGTTCCCTTGAAATTGCCCACCAACATACGATGTGGATGGTTGCTCCTGAAAATCTGTACATACAGCTGGGCCTGGTGTTGAGGGAGGAATATCACCCGGAGATGCCCTGAATGATGTGTGCATAGTTCCTTGGGCGACAGAAACATGTTGTCCCGTTGGAAGTGAACATTCATGATCTACTTTCCTCCGGTACAGTTCAGTCATGGTCTCCATGTACTGCAACATTCTCTGTCTGTCCTGTGCACTTCTCCTAACATCTTCCTTCATAATATTTACAAGTTCCATTTCTGTCCTCCTACAGTCTTTCATGCTGTCGTGAACAATGTCCATGAACCGTTCCTGTGTTCTCCGGGTAAGCTGGGCCTCTCGACTAGCACTCTGCATTATAGTGCGCGCAATATGTTCTCCTCTTCTGGCGCGACGATTCCTGTTCCTGTTTGATCGCAGTCTTGTTCCAGGAGACAGCAATACATTGGGTTGTTCCTGTTCCTCATCGGGATCGTTACGTACTGAAATTAAAAAATTTGAGAAAATAGATTAAGCCCACAGTAAGGAAATGTATTTCTTATGTTAGCATCATGTTATGGGTTTTAGACAAGGAATTTTCTTAGAGAAGCAGATACTACCTACCATCGGTTCCACCGCTGGTACCATCTGCACGTCTTTCCAAGTGTCCCAATTGTTCTCCAGTCGCACCTTCAAAGTGTACCATGAAACACAAACGTTATTTATTTTGAACACTTATACAGGTTCACTATATTTATTACCACAACATAGATCCAGAAATTGGCATAAATTTATATACTACTACCTGCTATTTGCGTAGGTCCActttccaaaatggtgaaaggaataTTAATGATTGTGTCATCGAGACAAGTGTCATCAGAATCTGAAAAATTCAAGGGTAAAAAAAGAGTAAagcatttgttattttaaaaaaataataatgttctcACGCACATAGCAGAAATGATCGGGCATTACAGATGGGCTACTTGCCTTCATCACTGTCTTGTCTGGTAGTTGTTTCCTGGGTGCCTCCATCGCCTGTGTTAGCCATGGAGGTGGATGCGGTTTCCTCAGTCACATTTGTGGTTTCACCCTCCCTTTCAAAATCAAGACTTCGGGATAACCTATGAGGGGTGATGCTAACATCCCCATGAAAGATTTCCTCTAGTTCCCTGTAAAAGGGACATGTAATAGGGTTGCTTCCACTTCTCTGATTATGTTTCACAACCTTTCTATACTCAAATCTCATTTTTTTGGATTTGCTTCTGCATTCCTCTGCAGATCTGACAtggtttttctttgccatttcatcAGCTACATccttaaaaatatccaaatttctataattcttttttaatttgttctgcaatttttgttctttccatatttctaataAGGCCAAAACTTCATTGGCACTCCACACCCTCCCCCTTGCTTGTGTGGAGGCACCACTTTCGGTCACTGCATGGCTATCCATGGCTTTCCTAATGacagcaaatataaaataatgcTGTCTGCAATCTAATTATAGAGGTTGTGAATCAAACGTCTGCGGTATCacttagctgctgctgctggctctctCCACTCCCAAACTCCCTGCACTGCAGTAAAAGCACTAGGGGGCGCAAGTCTATATTTTCGCGCCAAGAATCCCTGCACAGTGATGACGTAGCAAATCCATCTTCCCGCTGGACCTTTGCAGAGTGGCCGAAGTTCTTGGGAAGCAGTGATGGCGCGTAGGAAGGGTTCCACATgggcaaagaaggagactgaTCTGCTCCTGAGAAGTGTTAGGGGGAGCGGAAAATTAAAGATGCTCATGAGGTCCCGTTCTATGCCCATTCTTCCTGTGCATAGAGAGGTAGCAGcgcatttaaaaatgcatggctACAACCGCACCGTCGAAGAGGTATTCATGAAGTTCAAAAAGACGCGTGATACCTTTTTGAACACTGTGAATAATTTTGGGGCATCaccccccaaagaaaaacaaccacccttTTTCCACCTGATGAAAGAGCTGTGGCTTATGGCTGGGAACAATGGCTCCCAGGAAAAAAATCCATCGGGTaagtttgtagctttacaagtaaAGGCTCATTGTTGCATGGTATGCCATGGAATTTTCCCAGTGTTGTAGCCATAAGGAACAGTTGCTAAAGACAGTAACTATAGCAATATCATGTTATGCTATTTCCCTTATAagtttgcaaaagaaaacaacactaAAATGGAATACCATCCCAGAGGTCGCCATACCTTTCCAACATAGGAAGGGATAGATGGGTGTAGATATGGAGGATAAATATATTAGACAACAGCATTGCCACTCTGTATTCTTATTTATGCTATCTGCAAAAAGATGGAGaaattttaatgtcctacatttttagttGTATTCTCGACCTACAGTTTTCCTAGAGTATTCTTACTATGATCAATGCACAATTTCAGATTTAGTTATCTCTTTACTTTTTTTATATGCATCAAAATGCAGATGTTACTGATGAACCTTCTGGAACTGGAATCCAATCGGGACCACCAGGAATCCTTGAAGCAAGTGACATCATGCCAGAAACCCAAACTCTGGCAGAACTTCAACAATCaggtgaatttaaataaatatgcattgtcTATTTCAAAAAAGAGTGGTGATCATATAAGGATTAAGGTTTCCATTAataacatatatctatatacGAAATACCTTAATATAACGAAAACGTAACTTACAAGACAGTAAATAACAAGAAATATACGAACATATTGTCTTAAACAGAGAATACATTGCAataaactgtcttattaaaagctgttcatatatttcttttttttgtaCAGTGCAATCTTCCTTGAAGACTCAGCTGAACATTAATAGGAAAATTGTGAGAGTCCTTCAGAAAATGGATAGAAGAGTAAAGAAATTAGAAAACATTATTAAAGTGCAGCTGGAAAACACATCCACCacttaattttatacataaatgttattgtttctataatgttaatatttttttattaaaccttTTGTTGAATTGCATCCAAATTTGGATACGGTAAAAGAATATTGTTCCAAGGGAACCAGAgttatttttaccaatttttattCCCCAATTTCTGGGTAATCTTTTGTTTGTTATGACGTTTTGagaagattgttttgttttattacgTTGCAGTGTAATAAAtgctatttatatttaataactcGCATCTGTTGCCATGCTTAACAGTAGTGTCCTGTACTTCTATATAAAAATACCTGTTCAGACTGGCAGATTGATAATTTCTTGAATATCATGCCACAAAGTACAGGAAATACACACTGCCAAGAGCATGAAAGGTATATAGTTTCATAAAGATAGAGTTAACAGAACAACATTTTTCCATATTGCTAATTCGCTTAGCTCTGAAAAGCTATCATTCCAAACATTCAAGGTAGAAGGTGGTATGACATATTACCAGTAGGCCCCTGTAAAGGTAGCCCACATCATACTGCTTCTGTTTCACAGCCTTTACATGTACTTTGTGACCAAGAAGTGTTTTCATGCAAACAATCAAAAATGAATGGTGAGTGGCCATACATGTTATTCTATTCATGCAAGTAGAAATGttctacaaaataaaaaattatcccaattaaaaacaatggaaatacATTGCTGTGTACACTGTAAGCACTTGGCAAATAAAGCTTCAcagttataaaaataataataataatatccaggcAGAGAGTGTTGATATACATGGTTGCTTGATGATCCATCAGCAATGGTAAGTTTTGAGTGGCAAACTGTGCAGTACTCTAAACAAATAGTAAA is a window from the Sceloporus undulatus isolate JIND9_A2432 ecotype Alabama chromosome 1, SceUnd_v1.1, whole genome shotgun sequence genome containing:
- the LOC121935647 gene encoding protein ALP1-like, whose amino-acid sequence is MTSLWGVKMASEKAFFDLVSMVEKEEERRRRRMSRIAKSLVLISRRRAALSKIAVMAASGNLDISSCLAWMATWPRIPRWWQQPREQTNWWSDEVLQRWDNDMWVSNFRMSKETLFDLANILRPELERGESRFRSPIPVEKRVALTIWWLSSPLMYRKAASRFEVGISTAAEIAIEVCLAMEKLLLRKTIQLGNYHTIMDGFQRLGFPHCIGAIDGTHISVCPPLGRREEYINRKQGFSIVLQATTDHSGRLIDIEVGNCGRSHDSHIFKKFRYL
- the LOC121919621 gene encoding uncharacterized protein LOC121919621 isoform X2; amino-acid sequence: MDSHAVTESGASTQARGRVWSANEVLALLEIWKEQKLQNKLKKNYRNLDIFKDVADEMAKKNHVRSAEECRSKSKKMRFEYRKVVKHNQRSGSNPITCPFYRELEEIFHGDVSITPHRLSRSLDFEREGETTNVTEETASTSMANTGDGGTQETTTRQDSDEDSDDTCLDDTIINIPFTILESGPTQIAGATGEQLGHLERRADGTSGGTDVRNDPDEEQEQPNVLLSPGTRLRSNRNRNRRARRGEHIARTIMQSASREAQLTRRTQERFMDIVHDSMKDCRRTEMELVNIMKEDVRRSAQDRQRMLQYMETMTELYRRKVDHECSLPTGQHVSVAQGTMHTSFRASPGDIPPSTPGPAVCTDFQEQPSTSYVGGQFQGNISPELFDELPPAYAPDGCPVTPTSNILDDDNTVENINRDVQNVVEVTDPPQNEGCIGTVQCVSNAGTSSLQCAVAPQQKQNKPCSSRTGRIIKKKKKFSP
- the LOC121919621 gene encoding uncharacterized protein LOC121919621 isoform X1, whose product is MDSHAVTESGASTQARGRVWSANEVLALLEIWKEQKLQNKLKKNYRNLDIFKDVADEMAKKNHVRSAEECRSKSKKMRFEYRKVVKHNQRSGSNPITCPFYRELEEIFHGDVSITPHRLSRSLDFEREGETTNVTEETASTSMANTGDGGTQETTTRQDSDEDSDDTCLDDTIINIPFTILESGPTQIAGSATGEQLGHLERRADGTSGGTDVRNDPDEEQEQPNVLLSPGTRLRSNRNRNRRARRGEHIARTIMQSASREAQLTRRTQERFMDIVHDSMKDCRRTEMELVNIMKEDVRRSAQDRQRMLQYMETMTELYRRKVDHECSLPTGQHVSVAQGTMHTSFRASPGDIPPSTPGPAVCTDFQEQPSTSYVGGQFQGNISPELFDELPPAYAPDGCPVTPTSNILDDDNTVENINRDVQNVVEVTDPPQNEGCIGTVQCVSNAGTSSLQCAVAPQQKQNKPCSSRTGRIIKKKKKFSP